Below is a genomic region from bacterium.
CCAATCCAGGGATGCCCCCGACAGCGGGGCCGGCCGCACCGCCCATCCCCCCTTTTCCGGCGCCTCCCGGCCTCGGGTCCGGCCACCGGTATCATTGTTCGATGCCCGACCTGCGCCGCCTTCCCTCGGTTGGTGCGCTGGTGCATGATCTGGTCGCCCGGGTCGAGGACGGCCTGCCGGTGGCGCTGGCCACCGAGATCGCCCGGCGCAGTATCGAGGAAGCCCGCGCCAGCGCCCTGGAAGGTCGCTCCGTAGACCCGGCGGTGACCGCCCTTCGCGAAGCCGCTCGCCTGTCCAGGTTGCGCCTGCGACCGGTCATCAACGCCACCGGCGTGATCCTCCACACCAATCTGGGTCGAGCCCCGCTCCATCCGTCCGCTGCCGCGGAGGCGCGCCGGGCGGCCACCGGCTACGGCAACCTCGAGTTCGATCTGGATGGGGGGCGCCGCGGTTCGCGGGCCGCCTACCTGTCCCGGCTGATGGCTCATCTGACCGGCGCAGAGGCTGCGCTGGTGGTGAACAACAACGCCGCCGCCCTCTTCCTGGTTCTCAACACGCTGGCCGCCGGCCGCCCGGTGCCGGTCTCCCGGGGCGAGCTGATCGAGATCGGGGGCTCCTACCGGTTGCCCCGGCTGATGGCGGCCTCGGGAGCGCATCTGGTGGAGGTCGGGACCACCAACCGGACCCGCATCTCCGACTACGAGGAGGCGATCGGCGACGGCGCCGCCATGCTGCTCAAGGTCCATCCATCCAACTACCGGGTGGTGGGGTTCGCGGAGGAGGCCACCGTCGGGCAGATGGTCGGCCTGGGTGGGCGCCTCGGCCTGCCGGTGGTCTACGACGTGGGGAGCGGGCTCCTCGACACAGAGGTTCCGTGGTTGGAGGGCCCACCCCCGGCCTGGATCGGTGATGAGCCCGGAGTCCGGCAGGTCCTCGCCGAGGGCGTCGACCTGGTGACCTTCTCGGGCGACAAGCTGTTCGGGGGATGCCAGGCGGGGATCATCACGGGACGGGCCGATCTGGTGGCCGGACTCAAGGCCAACCCGGTCGCCAGGGCGGTCCGGGTGGACGGCTCCGCCATCGCCGCGCTGACCCGCACCGCCGAGCTCTACGCCGAGGGGAGGGGCGGCGAGGTCCCGTTCTGGGAGATGGCCGGCCGTTCCGTCGCCACCCTGACCGAGCGGCTCGAGCGGCTCGCCGCCCTCGCGGGAATAGTCCCCGACGTGCGGATGTCGGAGGCCGTGCCGGGCGCCGGGTCGGTCCCCGGCATGGCCGTACCCTCGCCGGTGCTGGTGCTGGAAGGCCGCGGCGAGGATCTGTGGCCGGCCCTGGTCGGATCGGATCCGCCCGTGGTGGCCCGCCGGGCGGCCGGTGACCTCCTCATCGACCTGAGGGCCGTCGGTGCAGACGACGACACCGTGCTGGCCGCCGCCTTGCGGGCACTATGCCGGTCATAGGGACCGGCGGTCACGTCGATCACGGCAAGTCCACCCTCGTCCAGGCCCTGACCGGACGCGACCCGGATCGCTGGCGCGAGGAGAAGGAGCGGGGGCTCACCATCGACCTCGGGTTCGCCTGGGCGATGATCGGCGGCCAGGAAGTCTCCTTCGTGGACGTTCCGGGCCACGAGCGGTTCATGAAGAACATGCTCGCCGGTAGCGGGGGCTTCGACGTGGCGCTGCTGGTGGTGGCAGCCGATGAGGGATGGATGCCCCAGTCGGAGGAGCACCTGGCCGTCCTCGACCTGCTCGACATCCGCCACGGGCTGGTCGCGCTGACCAAGACCGACCGGGCCGACGCCGATCTGATCGAGCTGGCCACGCTGGAGGTGGAGGAGCGGCTGTCGGGCACCTCCCTGGAGGGTTGCCCCATCGTCGGCGTGTCGGCGGTGACCGGGGACGGCCTGGACGATCTCCGGGCGGCGCTGGCGGCGGCGATCGCGGCGATGCCCAGCCATCGCAGCAACCGCACCAGGCTGTGGATCGACCGGGTGTTCCCGATGGCGGGTGCCGGCACGGTGGTGACCGGCACGCTCGTCGGCGGGTCCATCGCGGTGGGCGACGAGGTGGAGGTCCTCCCCGGCGCCGTCACGGGACGGGTGCGCTCCTTGCAGGCTCACGAGGCGGAGCGGGACCGGATCGGAGCCGGAACCCGGACCGCAGCCGGAGTGGCCGGGCTCGACCGGAGGAAGGTGGCCCGGGGTTGGATGCTGGGGCGGCCCGGTGAGTGGGTGCCGAGCGATCGGTTCCTGGTAACCCTCCGCACCGCTCGATACGTGGACCACCCTCTGTCGAGGCGGGGGGCCTACCAGATGCACCTGGGTAGCGGGGCCTGGCCGGTGCGCCTCTTCTCCGTCGGCGAGATCGATGACCGGACCGTGGGCGTGCTCCGGACCGAACAGCCGGTGCCGGTCCGGATGGGCGACCGCTTCGTGCTGCGCGACGTGGGAAGGCGCCTGATCGTGGCCGGAGGGCAGGTCGTGGAGCCGGTCGCGCCGCGCAAGGGACGGGATGCCCGTAAGGCTGCCGCCGCTCTCCAGCCCGTTCTCGGGATGGACCCCGACCGGCGCGCCGGCGCGTTGCTCGGATGGCGCGGCGCCGAGAACCCGGCGGTGCTGGCCGCCCATTCGGGAGGAGGCAGGCCCGACCGTGGGGTGGTGGCGGGCCGGTCCCTGCTGAGCGAGGACCATGGCGGCCGGCTGGCCCGGCGAGCCGGGACCATCGTGGCCGGCTTCCACGCGGACAATCCCCTGCGTCCGGGGATGCCCAAGGCGAGCCTGGCCAGCGCGCTAGGGGTCGATATCGACACTCTCGCCGCCGTGCTGCCGTTCGATGATCGGCTCGTCCAGCGGGAATCCGTGGTGGCGCTGGCGGGATTCCTTCCCGAGCTGGATCGGTCCGAGGAGGAGGAGTGGGATCGGATCCGGAACGACCTCGAATCAGCGGGCCCGATGGTGCCCAGGCTGAAGGAGATGGCGGTCGATCCCGAGCTCCTGCACGCGCTGCTCAGGGAAGGGCGCCTCGTCAGGATCTCCGAGGAGCTGGTCTACCTGCCCGGCCAGGTGGACGAGCTGGTCGCCCGGCTGGCCGACCTCCCCGACCGCTTCACGGTGGCGGAGTTCCGGGACGCCACGGGGCTGACCCGCAAGTACGCGGTGCCGTTCCTGGAGTGGGCCGACCGGCGCGACATAACCACCCGCTACGGCAACGAGCGTTCCGTCAACCGTTAGTGGTCTGTCTGTGGAACGGCGGTGTGGTGTGACCGCCAGAGCAGCAGGTTCTTCGCAGACAGGCCACTAACCACTCGCCACTGGCCGGGATCAGACCGTGAGCAACTCCCGCCGCTCCGCCTCGGTGTATCCGCCCCAGATCCCGAACGGCTCGCGGATGCTGAGGGCGTAGTCGAGGCACTCCTGCTTTACCGAGCATGCGTTGCACACTGCCCGGGCTCTGACTTCTCTCCGCTCCCGGTCGTCCTTCCTCTCGAAGGTGCTGGGGGGGAAGAAGAGGTGTGAGTAGTTGTTGCGACATCGCGCGTGGAGATGCCATGAGTCGTCGTAGTCCATACGGTGGACCGCCTCCTACTCCGCCTGAGTTGTACCTGGAAAGTACCAGTGGAATCACCCGCCTGGAAGGGGTGTTTTTCGCGTTCTGCCCCTCGAGCACTAGCTCCAAGGATGGAACGGGGTGGCGTGTTCTCGTTCTCTTCCGATATTGACTAGCAACTAGCGACTAGCAAGTGACAACTAGAAACTAGACCGGATCCACCTCGAGAACCGGGCCGTCAACCGCTCGCACCACCACCGGATCGCCCGGATCGAGGCCCGCCTCCCGATGGGCGGTGGCCTGCCACCGGGCGCCCTCCACCTCCACGACCCCATCGGGATCGAAGCGGGTGATGGCCACGCCCGCCCGGCCGATCAGGTGGCGGCGGCCCATGGTCGGGGTGGAGAAGCGAGCCCGGGCCACGGTCCTGATCCCTATCACGTAGAAGGCGGTCACCGAGACCGTGATCACCGTCACGACCCACCACGACGGTTGGATCTGCGGAGCGGCGTCGGTGAAGTAGAGGCCGCCCACCAGCATCGCCACGGCGCCCAGGGCGGTCAGCGGCCCGGCCCGGCCGCGCTGGAAGTCGGCTGTCATGAACCAGATGCCTGCCAGGGCCAGCCCGACAGCCCACCCCCGCAGCGGGAGGACGGCCAGGCCGTAGCCGCTGATCAGCAGCATGAGGGCCGCCACGGCCGCGGCGATGCCGGGCCCCAGGGCGTAGAACTCGAACACAACCACCGCCAGTCCGGCCACCAGGAAGAAGAAGGCAGCCTCCGCCCCGGTGGCCAGCTGCAGCAGCCTCACCCCGATGGAGGGTTCGTAGAAAACCGTCTCGATGGCGGCGGCGCCGTCGGCGGTGGAGCGCAGCGTTCGGAGGGTGACGAACTCGCCGCGGACTTCCACGGTGCGGCCCTCCAGTTCCACCAGCAGGTTGCTGATCGACGGCGCCACGATCTCCACGAGGCCCTCGGCGGGCTCGGCGACCGTGAAGGCCGACTCGGCGAGACCGTCGAGCGGTCCGGACCCGACCGGGCGGTGCACGGCGTCGCCGGCCAGGACAGGCTGCGCGTACCCGATCCGCACTCCGGGAGCAGCCGCCTTGATCGGGGCGGAGGCCAGCAGGTGAGCGGCGCCGCCGAACGCCGAGGCCGGCGCCGGCCCCACCCACACCACCAGAGGGAGCGGCGGGTCGGCGATCCGGGCCGCCAGCTGGAGCAGGCCGCCTGAGAGGGTGGCGCGGGAGTCGAGCTGGATGACGGCGGCGGTGGCGCCTCCCCGGGCGGCGGCCTCCACCCGGTCCGAGACGAAGTCGAGGGCGGGCCGGTCCAGGTTGCCGCTGACCTCGATGATCTCTATGTGACCGCCCGGCTCGTCCGCGACGACCGGGCTTCCGAGGACTAGGAGGAACGAGGCGACGAGAAGGGGAGGGATGATGCGGGACACCGCCGACCATGTTAGAGGGCACGCGTGTTGCCCCCGCCGGACGGTGCCGGCGCGACCTGCAGCCCTTGTGGCCAGGGACGAGCCTTTATCGGTCCGGGCATGGACTCGCTACAGTTGAGGGCGTGAAAGTCCTGCTGGTGTCCGACGCCTCCTGGGTGCGGAACCAGGTACGCGCCGCCCTGAGCGGATCGGCCGAGATCGTGGAGGTCACCGACCCCTACCAGGTCGAGACCGCCGCGCCCGGCACCGATCTGTCCATCGTGGACATGCAGGTCGGCTCGATGGGGGGAATGGCGATCACCCGCGCTCTCAAGGCCATCACGCCCGCCACCGGGCCGATCGTGTTGCTCCTCGACCGCTCGGCAGATGCCTTCATCGCCAAGCGGGCCGGCGCCGACGGGTGGCTGGCCAAGCCCTTCAGCGCCCAGGATCTGCGGAGGACGCTGGCGGAAGTGGCTCCTGTAGGAGCGTATTGAAAAGACTTCAGTTGGCCCGTAACCGGCGCCATAACCCCGGGCCGAGGCGTGGCAGGCCAACCCATCACCGTCGTTGCCGGAACGCCCCTAGGGGCGACCGGCTGACCGGACGATCGCCGCTCCCGGTGCACGTATGACCGACACTTACCAAATGGTTCTGTGGGCCATATTCTCCCTGTGCCTCCTGGCGTCCGGCTTCCTATCGGGTAGCGAGACGGCGCTGACCGCCGTGGCGCGGGAGCGGGTCCAGCAGCTGGCCGCTACGGGCAGGCGCGGGAGGCGGCTGGAAGGCCTGGTCGACGACCTGGAAGGCTCGATCGGCACCATCCTCGTGGCCAACAACTTCGTCAACATCCTGGCGACTTCGGTGGCCACCGCGCTGGCGTTCCAGCTGGTGGGCGAGACGTGGGGGACGATCCTGTCGACCGTGGTGGTGACCATCCTGGTGCTGGTGATCGGGGAGGTGACTCCCAAGACGCTGGCGGCGCGCTTTCCGGAACGGTACGGGATGACGGTGGCGGTGGCGGTGTGGGCCCTGGCGGTCGGGCTCAAGCCCATAGCCGGGGTGTTCATCGGCCTCGGCCAGGGAATCCTCCGGTTGCTCCGCCTTCCCGCTCGGAACGATGCGGGCGTCACGCCGGCCGACGTGCGGGCGCTGGCCGTGCTCGGGGAGCGGGGTGGCGAGATCGAGCCGGGCGAGCGGGAGATCATCGAGCGCCTGTTCGAGACGGCCGACCAGCCG
It encodes:
- the selA gene encoding L-seryl-tRNA(Sec) selenium transferase, whose amino-acid sequence is MPDLRRLPSVGALVHDLVARVEDGLPVALATEIARRSIEEARASALEGRSVDPAVTALREAARLSRLRLRPVINATGVILHTNLGRAPLHPSAAAEARRAATGYGNLEFDLDGGRRGSRAAYLSRLMAHLTGAEAALVVNNNAAALFLVLNTLAAGRPVPVSRGELIEIGGSYRLPRLMAASGAHLVEVGTTNRTRISDYEEAIGDGAAMLLKVHPSNYRVVGFAEEATVGQMVGLGGRLGLPVVYDVGSGLLDTEVPWLEGPPPAWIGDEPGVRQVLAEGVDLVTFSGDKLFGGCQAGIITGRADLVAGLKANPVARAVRVDGSAIAALTRTAELYAEGRGGEVPFWEMAGRSVATLTERLERLAALAGIVPDVRMSEAVPGAGSVPGMAVPSPVLVLEGRGEDLWPALVGSDPPVVARRAAGDLLIDLRAVGADDDTVLAAALRALCRS
- the selB gene encoding selenocysteine-specific translation elongation factor, producing MPVIGTGGHVDHGKSTLVQALTGRDPDRWREEKERGLTIDLGFAWAMIGGQEVSFVDVPGHERFMKNMLAGSGGFDVALLVVAADEGWMPQSEEHLAVLDLLDIRHGLVALTKTDRADADLIELATLEVEERLSGTSLEGCPIVGVSAVTGDGLDDLRAALAAAIAAMPSHRSNRTRLWIDRVFPMAGAGTVVTGTLVGGSIAVGDEVEVLPGAVTGRVRSLQAHEAERDRIGAGTRTAAGVAGLDRRKVARGWMLGRPGEWVPSDRFLVTLRTARYVDHPLSRRGAYQMHLGSGAWPVRLFSVGEIDDRTVGVLRTEQPVPVRMGDRFVLRDVGRRLIVAGGQVVEPVAPRKGRDARKAAAALQPVLGMDPDRRAGALLGWRGAENPAVLAAHSGGGRPDRGVVAGRSLLSEDHGGRLARRAGTIVAGFHADNPLRPGMPKASLASALGVDIDTLAAVLPFDDRLVQRESVVALAGFLPELDRSEEEEWDRIRNDLESAGPMVPRLKEMAVDPELLHALLREGRLVRISEELVYLPGQVDELVARLADLPDRFTVAEFRDATGLTRKYAVPFLEWADRRDITTRYGNERSVNR
- a CDS encoding response regulator gives rise to the protein MKVLLVSDASWVRNQVRAALSGSAEIVEVTDPYQVETAAPGTDLSIVDMQVGSMGGMAITRALKAITPATGPIVLLLDRSADAFIAKRAGADGWLAKPFSAQDLRRTLAEVAPVGAY